A single Atribacterota bacterium DNA region contains:
- a CDS encoding pyridoxal phosphate-dependent aminotransferase, protein PSPIKDAAINAIKNGDTHYTNSMGKIELREEIVRYYYRKYQVNISPEQIIVTSGTSPAMYLIFAAILEPGDEVILSDPHYACYPKIISFLEGKPVFVPAEEENGFKFDTDNIKKYITPKTKIIMINSPSNPTGTVYNEKELAAIANLGYYIFSDEIYHGLVYQGKEHSMLEYTDKAFILDGFSKRYAMTGWRLGYLVAPKEYIRPLQKIQQNFFICANSFSQTAGLAALRDCDEDVKNMAEIYNQRRIFLLKRLHEIGIATKVEPTGAFYALANIKKYSNDSFKIAFDILNKANVAVTPGIDFGQMAEGYLRISYATSMKNLEEGMNRLQNYFINRKI, encoded by the coding sequence CCCAGCCCTATTAAAGATGCAGCGATTAATGCTATTAAAAATGGTGATACCCACTATACTAACAGTATGGGAAAAATAGAACTTAGAGAGGAAATTGTCAGATATTACTATAGAAAATATCAGGTAAATATTTCTCCGGAGCAAATAATTGTTACTTCAGGGACTTCTCCGGCAATGTATCTTATCTTTGCTGCAATACTTGAGCCAGGAGATGAAGTAATTCTTTCTGATCCTCATTATGCCTGCTATCCAAAAATAATCAGCTTTTTAGAAGGTAAACCTGTCTTTGTGCCTGCAGAGGAAGAAAATGGTTTCAAATTTGATACTGATAATATTAAAAAATATATAACCCCCAAAACAAAAATAATTATGATTAATTCACCATCTAATCCAACCGGTACTGTTTATAATGAAAAAGAACTTGCAGCAATTGCAAATTTAGGATACTATATTTTTTCTGATGAAATTTATCATGGCTTAGTTTACCAGGGCAAAGAACATTCCATGCTTGAGTATACTGATAAGGCATTCATTTTAGACGGTTTTTCCAAAAGATATGCAATGACCGGATGGCGACTTGGTTATTTAGTTGCTCCAAAAGAATATATTCGCCCTTTACAGAAAATTCAGCAAAATTTCTTTATTTGTGCAAACTCATTCAGTCAAACCGCCGGTTTAGCTGCTTTAAGAGATTGTGATGAAGATGTAAAAAATATGGCTGAAATTTATAATCAACGTCGTATCTTCCTGTTAAAACGGCTGCACGAAATTGGTATTGCTACCAAAGTAGAACCCACCGGTGCTTTTTATGCCCTTGCAAACATTAAAAAGTATTCTAATGACTCTTTTAAGATTGCCTTTGATATTTTGAATAAAGCAAACGTAGCGGTAACTCCTGGTATCGATTTTGGGCAGATGGCTGAGGGATACCTTAGAATCTCCTATGCTACTTCTATGAAAAACCTGGAAGAAGGCATGAATCGTTTGCAGAATTATTTTATAAATAGAAAAATATAG
- a CDS encoding sodium:solute symporter family protein, with amino-acid sequence MSRSSIMLLGITCWFILGCIISFTAKRKTGPGIAEYFIANRTIGGFVAAMTYSATTYSAFMMVGLVGMTYTFGISTMGFELSYLMGTILLLVLFAPYFWSISKKYNCITPSELLSKAYQSQALGAIATVFSLLMLIPYMSVQFTGIGYLLETLTGIPYQLGVTLALVIVLVFTIWAGMRSVAWTDTLQSIIMFASSIILIFYVMNTFFGGFGQFFQIIQNDHGDLLNANKMPYQRFLGLTIPWLFFALTNPQVAQRMFISRNKKSLRTMIIGFSFFGLIYTLIVVHLGLAARHIFPNITNTDMITPLILGEIPVILSLFVFLGIVAASVSTVNSIILTLSSMCAVDVYGELFKAGEGKRLLFGKIMVPIIALSAFFFSLGQFGIIVELSVMSSAGLLALAPSFFGIFWEKGNSTAAISSIVIAGLSTIIMYFTGYFPFGIWPGIWCLIISTVVFIAVSNIGFHRKNNMSLTVN; translated from the coding sequence GTGAGTCGCTCATCTATCATGTTGTTAGGCATAACCTGCTGGTTTATTTTAGGTTGTATAATATCATTTACCGCTAAAAGAAAGACTGGTCCCGGAATTGCAGAATATTTTATCGCTAATAGGACTATTGGAGGGTTTGTAGCCGCAATGACCTATAGTGCTACAACCTATAGTGCGTTCATGATGGTAGGTTTAGTTGGGATGACTTATACTTTTGGAATCAGTACCATGGGTTTCGAGTTATCCTATTTGATGGGTACTATTCTACTATTAGTATTATTTGCACCGTACTTCTGGTCTATCAGTAAAAAGTATAATTGTATTACACCTTCAGAACTACTAAGCAAGGCATACCAGAGCCAGGCATTAGGTGCTATCGCTACGGTTTTTTCCTTGCTGATGTTGATACCTTACATGTCAGTTCAGTTTACCGGTATTGGTTACCTTTTAGAAACATTGACCGGTATTCCATATCAACTTGGAGTTACACTGGCATTGGTAATTGTTCTCGTCTTTACTATATGGGCTGGCATGCGTTCAGTTGCATGGACTGATACCTTGCAATCGATTATCATGTTCGCATCATCAATTATCCTGATTTTTTATGTAATGAATACATTTTTTGGTGGATTTGGTCAATTTTTTCAAATTATTCAAAATGACCATGGTGATTTGCTGAATGCTAATAAGATGCCTTACCAAAGGTTTTTAGGACTCACAATTCCCTGGCTATTTTTTGCTTTAACTAACCCTCAGGTTGCTCAGAGAATGTTTATTTCCAGGAATAAAAAAAGTCTCAGGACTATGATAATTGGTTTTTCATTCTTTGGTTTAATTTATACACTTATAGTAGTGCATTTAGGTTTAGCTGCAAGGCATATATTTCCGAATATTACCAACACTGATATGATTACTCCCTTGATTTTGGGAGAAATCCCTGTAATATTATCCTTGTTTGTGTTTTTAGGTATAGTAGCTGCCTCAGTATCTACTGTGAACTCTATAATTCTAACTTTAAGTTCAATGTGTGCAGTTGATGTATATGGTGAATTATTTAAAGCGGGAGAGGGAAAAAGATTGCTATTTGGAAAAATAATGGTGCCTATAATCGCTTTATCTGCTTTTTTCTTTTCACTGGGTCAATTCGGGATAATTGTTGAATTATCAGTAATGTCTTCTGCAGGATTATTAGCATTAGCACCAAGCTTCTTTGGAATATTTTGGGAAAAAGGAAATAGTACTGCTGCAATCAGCAGTATAGTTATTGCAGGGTTATCAACTATTATAATGTATTTTACTGGCTATTTTCCATTTGGTATCTGGCCGGGTATATGGTGTCTTATCATTTCAACTGTTGTATTTATCGCTGTAAGCAATATTGGCTTTCATAGAAAGAACAATATGTCATTAACAGTCAATTAA